The sequence GATCACCCAGTCGGCGCCCGCGATGACGTCGAGGTTGTGTTCGACCACGAGCACCGTGTTGCCGCCGTCCACCAGCCGGTCGAGAACCGAGAGCACCACCTCGACGTCGCGGGGGTGAAGACCGGTGGTCGGCTCGTCCAGAACGTAGATCGCGCCCTGCTTGTTCAGTTCCGTGGCGAGCTTGACTCGCTGGCATTCACCGCCGCTCAAGGTGCCAAGCGGTTGTCCCAGCGTCAGGTAGCCGAGGCCGACGTCGAGCACCGACGACAGGATCGCCTTGGGTTTGCGCTCGATGAAGAACTCCCCGGCCTCGGTGGCCGTCATGGCCAGCACGTCGCTGATGGAGCGGTCCCGCAGCCGGTGGGTCAGCACCTCGTCGGAGAAGCGCCGCCCCTCGCACGTCTCGCACACCGACTTCAGCCCCTCGAGGAACGCGAGGTCGGTGTAGATCACCCCGGCACCCTGGCAGTCCTTGCAGGCGCCCTCGGAGTTGAAACTGAACAGCGACGGCTTCACACCGCACTCGCGGGCGAAAAGGTTACGGACGACGTCGAGCAGACCGGTGTAGGTGGCGAGATTGGACCGCCTCGACGTGCTCGGCGCCGACTGGTCGATGACCACGGCCTCGGGGTGCTGGGAGAGGAAGCCCTCGTGGACGAGTGTGCTCTTGCCCGACCCCGCGACCCCGGTGACGACCGTGAGCACCCCCTTCGGCACGTCCACGGTGATCCCGGTGAGGTTGTGTGCCTTCGCATCGACGATCGGCAGGACTCCGGTGGCGGTGCGGACCGTGTCCTTCAACCGGGTCCCGCGCGAGAAGTACCTGCCGGTGAGCGTGTCGGCTCGCGCGAGGCCCGCGACGTCGCCGCTGTAGACGACGTGCCCTCCGCCCGTTCCGGCGTCAGGGCCCATGTCGATCACGTGGTCGGCGACGGCGACCACGTCAGGATCGTGCTCGACGACCAGGACCGTGTTGCCCCGGTCGCGCAGCCGCACCAGCAGTTCGGTGAGCCTGTGCACGTCGCGCGGGTGCAGGCCGACGCTCGGCTCGTCGAAGACGTAGAGCATGTCGATCAGCGCGCTGCTCAGGTGCTTGACCGTCTTGAGCCGCTGTGATTCCCCGCCGGACAGGGTGCCGGTGCGGCGGTCGAGGCTGAGGTAGCCGAGGCCGATGTCCACCAGGTTGCGGAGGCGTTCGAGCAGGTTCGCCACGACCGGCGCTACCGTCGGCTCGGTGATGCCCGCGACGACGCCTTCGAGCGTGGAGACCTGCATCGCGGACAACTCGGCGATGGAGTGACCGTTCACCCGGCACGCGAGCACCTCGGGACACAGCCGGGCGCCGTCGCACGCGGGGCACACCACGGTGGTGGTGAACTGCCGCAGCACTTCCTTCTTGCGCGCGGCGGCCTCGCCCTCGCCGTCGTCCTTGTTGATGAAAAGGCGGGTGATCTTGCCTGCGAACCCTTCGAACACCGACTTCACGGTGCTGCCGTTCCAGTCGAGCGCGACCTTGGTCTCCGCCTCGGGGCCGTGCAGGAAGAGTTGCCACTCGTCGGCGTCGTAGTCTGCGAGCGGCTTGTCCGCGTCCAGCAGTCCGGAGTGTGCGTACAGCTTCCACATCCAGTTCCCGACCTTGAACTGCGGGTGCAGGATCGCGCCGTCCGCGAGTGATTTCGACCGGTCCAGCAAGGCGTCGAGGTTGGGTTTCGTGATGGTGCCGAGCCCCTGGCAGTCCTGGCACATCCCAGCGGGATCGTTGAACGAGAAGAGGTTCGACGAACCGACATGCGGCGTGCCTGCACGGGAGAACACCAGGCGCAGCAACGGCGCGATGTCGGTGACGGTTCCGACGGTGGACCGGGCGTTCCCGCCGAGCCGCTTCTGGTCCACGATGATCGAGGCAGGCAGATTCTCGATGCTGTCAACGTCGGGCCGCGAGTAGCTCGGCAGGAAGGTGCGGGCGAAGGCGGAGAACGTCTCGTTCAACTGCCTTCCGGACTCCGCCGCGATCGTGTCGAACACCAGCGACGACTTACCGGAACCGGACACCCCGGTGAAGGCGGTGATCCGGTGTTTCGGCACGGCGACGGTGATGTCGGCGAGATTGTTCTCGCGCGCGCCGGTGATGACGATGTGAGTGTTGTCCACTCGGGATCTCCTCGGTTTCTCGGTGCCGCCCCGCGCAGCTGGCTGCGCGGGGCGGCATGAAGCACGGCCTAGCGGCTCAATCGCCGGAAGTGGCGGACGGACAGGGGGAAGAAGACGGCGATCAGCAGCACCGGCCACACCACGGCAGGCAGCATCGGGTGTGTGGCGACCCAGGAATCGCTTGTCCAGCCGGGGTTGCCGAAGAGATCGCGGACGGCGGCGACCGTTGCCGAAAGCGGGTTCCACTCGGCGATCGCGCCGAGCCAGCCGGGCATCGTGGCCGGAGACACGAAGGCGTTGGAGAGGAATCCCACCGGCCACACGAGAATCTGCAGCGCCATCACCGACTCGGGCCCTCGCGCGACGAGGCCGAGATAGATACCGAGCCACAGCATCGCGAGGCGCAGCAGCAACAACAGGCCGAACGCGGCGAGGGTGGTGCCGAGTGTGCCATGAGGTTGCCAGCCGGCGGCGAGCCCCGCGGCCACCAGAACGGCAAGGGTGACGGCGCTGCTCAGCAGGTCG comes from Saccharomonospora xinjiangensis XJ-54 and encodes:
- a CDS encoding ATP-binding cassette domain-containing protein; the protein is MDNTHIVITGARENNLADITVAVPKHRITAFTGVSGSGKSSLVFDTIAAESGRQLNETFSAFARTFLPSYSRPDVDSIENLPASIIVDQKRLGGNARSTVGTVTDIAPLLRLVFSRAGTPHVGSSNLFSFNDPAGMCQDCQGLGTITKPNLDALLDRSKSLADGAILHPQFKVGNWMWKLYAHSGLLDADKPLADYDADEWQLFLHGPEAETKVALDWNGSTVKSVFEGFAGKITRLFINKDDGEGEAAARKKEVLRQFTTTVVCPACDGARLCPEVLACRVNGHSIAELSAMQVSTLEGVVAGITEPTVAPVVANLLERLRNLVDIGLGYLSLDRRTGTLSGGESQRLKTVKHLSSALIDMLYVFDEPSVGLHPRDVHRLTELLVRLRDRGNTVLVVEHDPDVVAVADHVIDMGPDAGTGGGHVVYSGDVAGLARADTLTGRYFSRGTRLKDTVRTATGVLPIVDAKAHNLTGITVDVPKGVLTVVTGVAGSGKSTLVHEGFLSQHPEAVVIDQSAPSTSRRSNLATYTGLLDVVRNLFARECGVKPSLFSFNSEGACKDCQGAGVIYTDLAFLEGLKSVCETCEGRRFSDEVLTHRLRDRSISDVLAMTATEAGEFFIERKPKAILSSVLDVGLGYLTLGQPLGTLSGGECQRVKLATELNKQGAIYVLDEPTTGLHPRDVEVVLSVLDRLVDGGNTVLVVEHNLDVIAGADWVIDLGPEGGHEGGRVMFEGTPRELLDAPGSYTAQYLGKAVRSTVPTA
- a CDS encoding ABC transporter permease — protein: MTGTTDMTGTTSLAFSSAPSPAELPTTAASRLRWALADAWTVTRRDLAHWANQPGMLVANLLFSVMVLLMFGFLFGGAMAVPGDYWEFLVPGVFALTMVFGVESTFTAISTDLARGVTDRFRSLPMAASAVVVGRATADLLSSAVTLAVLVAAGLAAGWQPHGTLGTTLAAFGLLLLLRLAMLWLGIYLGLVARGPESVMALQILVWPVGFLSNAFVSPATMPGWLGAIAEWNPLSATVAAVRDLFGNPGWTSDSWVATHPMLPAVVWPVLLIAVFFPLSVRHFRRLSR